One Desulfovibrionales bacterium genomic region harbors:
- a CDS encoding DUF4115 domain-containing protein, with protein MESIGDYLKRERELRNITLEEVANATRINIGILRNIEDGQAERLPAEVFVRGFIRCYAQYVGLDPNDVLLRYQPQTTSSEHQEETSPPPEKPEKKIWLFFSSHRKLLKISISIIIVVFLLSLVVTIGKKEPLKKEQPPLSKSSAPAHPRPVEANRVLDQAQTDAPEQTNIPAPQAKAQEPPQLQNITPGHIYEKQHELRAVFKENTWVQAVIDEQNLQEYSFKAGETITWTMGNKIRLIIGNAGGMDLYLDGEQMKPLGDSGQVVDITLPLPNPKVM; from the coding sequence ATGGAGTCTATCGGCGATTATCTAAAACGCGAGAGGGAACTCAGAAACATAACCCTGGAAGAGGTTGCCAATGCTACCAGAATTAATATCGGCATTCTAAGAAACATAGAAGATGGGCAAGCGGAAAGGCTTCCGGCAGAGGTATTTGTTCGGGGCTTTATCCGTTGCTATGCTCAATATGTTGGGTTAGATCCTAACGACGTCCTCCTCCGCTATCAGCCTCAGACTACATCATCCGAACATCAAGAAGAAACTAGCCCTCCTCCCGAAAAACCCGAAAAGAAGATATGGCTGTTCTTTTCCAGTCATAGAAAACTCCTTAAGATATCTATATCAATCATTATCGTTGTCTTTCTCTTGAGTCTCGTGGTTACTATCGGCAAAAAGGAACCCCTTAAAAAAGAACAACCGCCCTTGTCCAAAAGCTCCGCCCCGGCGCATCCACGACCGGTCGAGGCCAATCGTGTTCTTGACCAGGCCCAAACAGATGCCCCCGAACAAACAAACATTCCTGCTCCTCAAGCGAAAGCACAGGAGCCGCCTCAACTCCAAAATATCACGCCCGGGCACATCTACGAAAAGCAACATGAGTTACGGGCCGTTTTTAAAGAAAATACGTGGGTGCAGGCGGTGATTGACGAACAGAACCTGCAGGAGTACTCCTTTAAGGCAGGTGAAACCATCACCTGGACGATGGGTAACAAAATAAGGCTAATTATAGGCAACGCCGGCGGCATGGATCTTTATCTGGATGGCGAGCAAATGAAGCCCCTTGGGGATAGCGGGCAGGTAGTGGATATTACTCTGCCGCTGCCAAACCCCAAGGTAATGTGA
- a CDS encoding helix-turn-helix domain-containing protein gives MEKICLARRRWEGNNVAERDLQPPIDLPAPSEPGITIEPNEAINSLVKSLIAIGNKDYGESRATLKKFDLEVRYESFSPIKVTVYVTPAQPQTDKQWLTVEETARSLQVSTATVYKELLAGKLVGLKIGRQWRVFRPGLDGGAWEGLI, from the coding sequence ATGGAAAAAATCTGTCTGGCTCGGAGGAGATGGGAAGGTAATAACGTTGCAGAGAGAGACTTGCAGCCGCCGATAGACTTGCCGGCTCCATCTGAACCGGGCATTACCATCGAACCCAATGAGGCAATTAATTCTTTAGTTAAGTCTTTGATCGCTATCGGCAACAAAGACTATGGCGAGTCCAGGGCCACGTTGAAGAAGTTTGACCTGGAGGTTAGATATGAATCGTTTTCCCCCATCAAGGTTACGGTGTATGTCACACCTGCCCAGCCGCAGACTGATAAACAATGGCTTACCGTGGAAGAGACCGCCCGATCTCTCCAGGTAAGCACAGCTACGGTTTACAAGGAACTCTTAGCCGGAAAATTGGTCGGGCTTAAGATAGGGCGGCAGTGGCGTGTGTTTAGACCCGGATTGGACGGGGGAGCCTGGGAGGGATTAATATGA
- the recO gene encoding DNA repair protein RecO — MPLLKTPAIILNHKDFGESDKIITFFTYSLGKITSIAKGAKKSRRRFANQLDLFSFVRPILWEKQRSSLTRIDQCDLLQSFPSIRKAPERFAYAAYFCELVDAWVRDRDPHAELFYLLLWALRMVDQGASLAPLSVIFHLRLLTIVGYAPNFIACVNCNLWKGGQVSYSFNYEKGGIVCSDCAFNLPLKNRLSPGTVKLLSLAQKTSLAKLSRLHFSAQPLAESTPILENFVHSLLDKEIKSYRFLSKAQECIR, encoded by the coding sequence ATGCCTCTCCTCAAAACACCCGCCATCATACTTAACCATAAGGACTTTGGTGAATCTGACAAGATTATTACCTTCTTTACATATTCTTTAGGTAAAATAACAAGCATTGCCAAGGGCGCTAAAAAGAGCCGCAGGCGCTTTGCCAACCAGTTGGATCTATTTTCCTTCGTCCGGCCTATTCTCTGGGAAAAACAGCGTTCATCTCTAACCAGAATCGACCAATGTGACCTGCTGCAATCGTTTCCTTCCATACGAAAGGCGCCCGAAAGATTTGCTTATGCCGCTTATTTCTGTGAACTGGTAGATGCCTGGGTAAGGGATCGTGATCCCCATGCCGAACTTTTCTATCTTTTACTATGGGCCCTTCGCATGGTCGATCAAGGCGCCTCTTTAGCCCCTCTATCTGTAATTTTTCACCTGCGCCTCCTCACCATAGTCGGTTATGCCCCTAATTTTATAGCTTGTGTTAACTGTAATCTATGGAAAGGTGGACAGGTTTCTTATAGTTTTAATTATGAAAAGGGGGGCATTGTCTGCTCTGACTGCGCCTTTAATCTTCCCTTAAAAAATCGTCTTTCGCCAGGCACTGTAAAACTCCTCTCGTTAGCCCAAAAAACGTCTCTAGCCAAGCTTTCCCGACTACATTTTAGCGCTCAACCATTGGCCGAAAGCACACCTATCCTGGAAAATTTTGTACACAGCCTTCTGGACAAAGAAATAAAATCCTACCGATTCTTATCCAAGGCCCAGGAGTGCATTCGGTAA
- a CDS encoding peptidylprolyl isomerase has protein sequence MKPINFFFLLIFSLIFLLPVVSSAEIVDRIVAIVNEDVITLAELGKEEQRVIGQLQQEASAAAIEREKGKIRTEVLNHLIERKLAEQEAKRLGLSVSEAEVDAAVEKIIRDHGITREQLTARLEQDGISMEEYRQKLKEQIERFKLISQAINAKIVITEDKLREYYKDNQHSYTGQQEYGVQHIVFSIPGSCSEEEKHAILKKAEDIRQRAKDGADFEGLARQFSGYPTASEGGNLGYLDKNELAPYMKDVITSLKTGEVSSVVETPIGYQIFKVIDIKGSKEKTFEEAREEIYQVLFEQDVNKRFMVWIKELRDRSYIEVLL, from the coding sequence ATGAAACCGATCAATTTCTTTTTTCTTCTCATCTTTTCGCTTATCTTTCTCCTCCCTGTGGTAAGTTCTGCCGAAATTGTCGATCGTATTGTAGCCATCGTCAATGAAGACGTCATAACCCTGGCGGAATTGGGCAAAGAAGAACAGCGTGTTATCGGTCAACTCCAGCAGGAGGCTTCAGCCGCCGCCATAGAAAGAGAAAAAGGGAAAATAAGAACCGAGGTGCTTAATCACCTTATTGAGCGAAAGCTGGCTGAGCAGGAGGCAAAAAGGCTCGGATTGTCTGTGTCTGAGGCAGAAGTCGATGCGGCCGTCGAAAAAATTATTCGTGATCATGGGATAACCAGGGAACAACTGACGGCCCGCCTGGAACAGGACGGCATCTCCATGGAAGAGTACCGCCAGAAACTCAAGGAACAGATAGAACGCTTCAAATTGATCAGCCAGGCAATCAATGCCAAGATCGTTATAACTGAAGACAAACTCAGAGAGTATTATAAAGATAACCAACACAGTTATACCGGCCAACAAGAATATGGGGTTCAGCATATTGTCTTCAGCATACCCGGTAGTTGTAGTGAGGAAGAAAAACACGCTATCCTTAAAAAGGCCGAAGATATCCGCCAGCGGGCTAAGGATGGGGCTGATTTTGAAGGCCTGGCCAGGCAGTTTTCCGGATATCCCACCGCATCTGAGGGCGGCAATCTGGGCTATCTGGATAAAAATGAGCTGGCGCCATATATGAAGGACGTTATTACCTCTCTTAAAACCGGAGAAGTAAGTTCCGTAGTTGAAACTCCTATCGGCTATCAAATCTTTAAAGTTATAGATATTAAGGGATCAAAAGAAAAAACATTTGAAGAGGCAAGGGAAGAAATATATCAAGTGCTGTTTGAGCAAGATGTGAACAAGCGTTTTATGGTCTGGATAAAAGAGCTTCGCGATAGGTCATATATAGAGGTCTTACTTTGA
- a CDS encoding type II toxin-antitoxin system PemK/MazF family toxin, with amino-acid sequence MARILRGDIYWANLDPIKGHEQSGQRPVLVLSQDVFNDRSGVVIAVALTSQPPKAGFPLTLPLSSRALPKQSWVKISQIRTLSQERLGKRIAKVSPEEIDLVIEGLNEIIGG; translated from the coding sequence ATGGCCAGAATACTGAGGGGCGATATCTACTGGGCGAATCTGGATCCGATAAAAGGGCACGAACAATCCGGCCAAAGGCCGGTGCTTGTCCTCAGCCAGGATGTTTTCAATGATCGATCGGGCGTCGTAATTGCCGTTGCCCTCACAAGTCAACCGCCAAAAGCAGGATTTCCTCTTACCCTCCCTCTTTCCAGTCGAGCTCTTCCAAAGCAATCGTGGGTAAAGATCAGCCAGATACGTACCCTATCGCAGGAACGTCTCGGAAAGCGAATTGCGAAAGTATCGCCGGAAGAAATTGATCTCGTAATCGAAGGCCTAAATGAAATTATCGGTGGCTAA
- a CDS encoding AAA family ATPase, which yields MTYYRYWGLNRPPFDNVPDPKMYWPQNPGLEDAISEILFAIKEGNECLAVIVGDIGTGKTLALRILLNELGPDKYKIAFLTNPTLSFTQIMREIIGQLENKKVVTKWKDHLQEEINQILYRTADEGKQVVIFIDEANVLNPASLQGLRLLTNMQDDRQNLVTFVLAGQKELAQKLERPSMENLYQRIGVYCKVRGLDSPELVAGYIAHRLKQVGCSREIFTEQAVRAIWKHSRGVPRVVNKICKLCLKAGETNQLQFIDETMVENLAYMFKKGFFKKDKANARKERPTEPEAQAPVYLQEESAENKRSEEVIPETQEEENIPSLESGAVYKAATLKDDSSSSELLAVKSSRQGASSTQASSKEKEPVTAEHTVAVETDAERPVQTGEHVPAQLRPDAEDEGQPWPEIEDLVKHIPPEILNRLYAMEERQLYRLAGQLAASQLRENETLKNTADPIVQWEKMRSAIVMLLKKFSRLNQVGQATEYR from the coding sequence ATGACCTATTACAGATATTGGGGATTGAATCGGCCGCCGTTTGATAATGTGCCTGATCCGAAGATGTATTGGCCGCAGAATCCCGGCTTGGAAGATGCCATATCAGAGATTTTATTTGCCATTAAAGAGGGGAATGAGTGTCTGGCGGTAATAGTAGGGGATATTGGAACAGGAAAGACATTGGCCTTACGTATTCTCTTGAACGAATTAGGCCCGGATAAATACAAGATAGCCTTTCTTACTAATCCCACGCTGTCTTTCACACAGATAATGCGCGAGATCATCGGCCAGTTGGAAAATAAGAAGGTAGTTACGAAGTGGAAAGACCATTTACAGGAGGAAATTAATCAGATCCTTTATCGAACAGCCGACGAGGGTAAACAGGTAGTTATATTCATCGATGAAGCCAATGTCCTGAACCCGGCCAGCTTACAGGGGCTGCGGCTTCTCACCAATATGCAGGATGACCGCCAGAATCTGGTGACTTTTGTACTTGCCGGCCAGAAAGAGTTGGCGCAAAAGCTGGAAAGACCGTCGATGGAAAATCTCTACCAGCGCATCGGGGTTTATTGTAAGGTAAGGGGGCTAGACTCCCCAGAACTAGTTGCGGGGTATATAGCTCATCGGCTAAAACAGGTCGGATGTTCCAGAGAGATATTTACTGAACAGGCAGTCAGGGCTATATGGAAACATTCTCGTGGTGTGCCGCGGGTGGTCAACAAGATATGTAAATTATGCCTTAAGGCCGGTGAGACCAATCAGCTTCAATTCATAGATGAAACCATGGTAGAAAACCTTGCCTATATGTTTAAAAAGGGCTTTTTTAAGAAAGACAAGGCGAACGCCAGGAAAGAACGGCCTACAGAGCCGGAGGCTCAAGCCCCGGTATATCTACAAGAGGAGAGTGCTGAAAACAAGAGGTCAGAAGAAGTAATACCTGAGACACAGGAGGAAGAAAACATACCTTCTCTGGAGTCGGGCGCCGTATATAAGGCCGCGACATTAAAAGACGATTCCTCATCATCGGAACTTTTAGCGGTTAAGTCTTCACGCCAAGGCGCATCTTCGACCCAGGCGAGCAGCAAGGAAAAGGAGCCTGTCACTGCAGAACACACCGTCGCAGTAGAGACCGATGCAGAGAGGCCCGTCCAAACCGGAGAGCACGTCCCGGCGCAGCTACGACCGGATGCTGAGGACGAAGGACAACCATGGCCAGAGATAGAAGATCTGGTTAAACATATCCCTCCTGAAATTTTAAATCGGCTTTATGCTATGGAGGAGCGGCAGCTTTACCGCTTGGCCGGCCAACTAGCCGCCAGTCAACTACGTGAAAATGAGACCCTGAAGAATACCGCAGATCCCATTGTGCAGTGGGAAAAGATGCGGAGCGCGATAGTGATGTTACTTAAAAAATTTTCCAGACTTAATCAGGTCGGACAGGCCACCGAATATCGTTAG
- the mfd gene encoding transcription-repair coupling factor produces MESIREFDRLTQRSIREINEIILLPVHEVILGEQEAAYALKHIRQYAMERDIALDGIKEIEAQIEQRIHFTGSEFLLPLFYPELSAWHDYLPAAVPAGRQEGLLVSIDPARIGEEQARFQNKIKEINITARADSRFCSEPQDLYQIDQDWADLIPAASHVRIISLPIEDETGAGEKLRLATLGNEDIRAESQPGHEQEDLFTALTRRITAWLDEGESVYLVCRTIHTAEQVKRLLADCRIQAEVLDTPFHFALESSNQKVRIHTGDISRGFRFPAYRLILMTEGELFGERVKKPAAAIKKKFSPILDFSELKPDDLIVHRDHGIGMYRNLVRLEVDNTANDYLLLEYRDGDKLYLPVYRLNVLQKYIGVEGYSPQINKLGGKSWQLARKRVQEAIWKVALELLDIYARRKVEKGFAFSPPDSLYKEFELSFEHEETPDQIAAIEDTIGDMTSPRPMDRLICGDVGYGKTEVALRAAFKAVMDGRQVAILVPTTVLAEQHFQTFSRRLSPFPVAVACLSRFRTAKEQKQILSSLAEGKVDIVIGTHRLLQKDIKFHDPGLLIIDEEHRFGVRHKEQLKKIKKTLDVLTLTATPIPRTLQMSLLSVRDLSVISTPPQDRIPVKTYVTRFDDNVIREAIIREYQRGGQVFFLHNRVAGIEAVAERLRRLVPEVRIAIAHGQLSSRALEEIMVRFVRREIDVLVCTTIIESGLDIPSANTIIINRADRLGLAEIYQLRGRVGRSKEQAYAYLLVPSPAHLTRDAQKRLEALLDLSELGSSFKLAMSDLQIRGAGNILGTSQTGHIAVVGYDLYLDLLEKTVNELKGTPVEEEFEPEINLKVSAYIPENYLPEPDQRLITYRRLTMADTVTALSDIKDELTDRYGPIPPEVEDLMSIMEIKQDLKKLRVHRLDSANGHVILSFSDKTRLHPETILSLIRRNRGKYRFTPENKLYAALPGDEGVQILEEVKKVLQALL; encoded by the coding sequence GTGGAATCCATCCGTGAGTTTGATCGCCTCACCCAGAGGTCTATACGCGAGATCAATGAGATCATACTCCTTCCGGTACATGAGGTTATTTTGGGAGAGCAAGAAGCCGCCTATGCCCTGAAACATATCCGCCAATATGCTATGGAGCGGGATATTGCCCTCGACGGGATAAAAGAAATCGAGGCCCAGATAGAACAGCGCATTCACTTCACCGGCTCTGAATTCCTCCTGCCTTTATTCTATCCCGAACTTTCCGCCTGGCACGATTACCTCCCGGCCGCCGTGCCTGCCGGCAGGCAGGAGGGTCTCCTGGTGAGTATAGATCCTGCAAGAATAGGAGAAGAACAGGCCCGTTTTCAGAACAAGATCAAAGAAATTAATATAACCGCCCGTGCTGACTCCCGTTTTTGCTCGGAGCCGCAGGATCTTTATCAAATTGACCAGGACTGGGCAGATTTGATCCCGGCTGCCTCCCATGTACGCATCATATCCTTACCCATAGAAGATGAAACGGGTGCCGGCGAAAAATTGCGCCTGGCTACGCTGGGCAATGAAGATATAAGGGCTGAATCACAGCCTGGTCATGAGCAGGAAGACCTTTTCACGGCCTTAACCCGGCGGATAACCGCCTGGCTGGACGAAGGAGAATCTGTTTACCTCGTATGCCGCACGATTCATACTGCGGAACAGGTTAAGAGGCTTCTGGCCGATTGCCGCATCCAGGCCGAGGTACTGGATACACCTTTCCATTTTGCCCTGGAATCATCGAATCAAAAGGTGCGCATCCATACCGGAGATATCTCGCGCGGCTTCCGCTTTCCCGCCTATAGGCTTATTCTGATGACTGAGGGCGAGCTGTTCGGTGAAAGGGTAAAAAAACCGGCTGCGGCCATAAAGAAAAAGTTTTCCCCCATTTTAGACTTTAGCGAGCTTAAGCCTGACGACCTGATCGTTCATCGCGACCACGGCATTGGCATGTATCGTAATCTGGTCCGGCTGGAGGTAGATAACACCGCCAACGACTATCTGTTATTGGAATACCGGGATGGAGATAAGCTCTATCTGCCTGTATATAGACTCAATGTACTGCAAAAATATATAGGCGTAGAAGGTTATAGCCCGCAAATCAACAAATTAGGCGGAAAGTCCTGGCAACTCGCCCGGAAACGGGTCCAGGAAGCCATCTGGAAGGTGGCCCTGGAGCTGCTGGATATCTACGCCCGGCGGAAGGTGGAAAAGGGCTTTGCCTTTTCACCACCTGATAGTCTTTATAAGGAGTTCGAGCTATCCTTTGAACATGAAGAGACCCCGGACCAGATAGCCGCCATAGAAGATACCATAGGAGACATGACTTCACCCCGGCCTATGGATCGATTGATATGCGGGGACGTAGGTTATGGAAAGACCGAGGTGGCCTTGCGCGCGGCATTTAAGGCCGTAATGGACGGCAGGCAGGTAGCCATACTGGTACCCACAACTGTCCTTGCCGAACAACATTTTCAGACCTTCAGCCGCCGTCTTTCTCCCTTTCCGGTAGCTGTGGCCTGTCTCAGCCGCTTCCGCACCGCCAAGGAACAAAAACAGATCCTGTCCAGCCTGGCGGAGGGCAAGGTAGATATCGTCATCGGTACGCACCGCCTGTTGCAAAAGGATATTAAATTTCACGACCCGGGACTACTTATTATAGATGAAGAACACCGTTTTGGCGTCAGGCATAAAGAACAACTGAAAAAAATTAAGAAGACCTTAGATGTCCTCACCCTGACGGCAACACCTATTCCCCGTACCCTTCAGATGTCCCTCCTCAGTGTACGCGATCTTAGCGTAATAAGCACACCTCCTCAGGATCGTATCCCGGTTAAAACCTACGTAACCAGGTTCGATGATAATGTAATACGGGAGGCCATCATCCGGGAATATCAACGCGGCGGTCAGGTCTTCTTTCTGCATAATCGGGTGGCCGGCATTGAGGCGGTGGCCGAACGTTTGCGGAGGCTGGTCCCGGAGGTGCGCATAGCCATCGCCCACGGACAGCTTTCCAGCAGGGCGCTGGAAGAGATCATGGTGAGATTTGTACGCCGGGAGATAGACGTATTGGTCTGCACTACTATTATCGAGTCCGGCCTGGACATTCCCTCGGCTAATACCATAATCATCAACCGGGCTGATCGCCTTGGTCTGGCCGAGATTTACCAGCTCCGTGGCCGTGTGGGGCGCTCTAAAGAGCAGGCCTATGCCTACCTGTTAGTCCCGTCACCGGCCCACCTTACCAGGGATGCCCAAAAAAGGCTCGAGGCCTTATTGGATCTCAGCGAATTGGGATCCAGTTTTAAGCTGGCCATGAGTGACCTCCAGATCAGAGGCGCCGGCAATATACTTGGAACCAGCCAGACCGGACATATTGCGGTAGTGGGTTATGACCTGTATCTGGATCTCCTTGAAAAGACCGTAAACGAACTTAAGGGTACCCCGGTTGAAGAAGAGTTTGAGCCGGAAATTAATCTTAAGGTTTCTGCCTACATACCGGAAAACTATCTGCCGGAGCCGGATCAGCGTCTCATTACCTACCGCCGCTTAACTATGGCAGATACGGTTACGGCGCTCTCAGACATAAAGGATGAACTAACAGACCGCTATGGCCCCATACCCCCCGAGGTCGAAGACCTCATGTCTATCATGGAAATCAAACAGGATCTCAAGAAACTCAGGGTGCACCGCCTGGACAGCGCTAATGGTCATGTTATCTTGAGCTTCAGCGATAAGACCAGACTTCATCCGGAAACAATCCTGTCGTTAATCCGTCGTAACCGGGGTAAGTACCGCTTTACTCCTGAGAATAAACTCTATGCGGCCCTACCCGGTGATGAAGGGGTACAGATACTTGAGGAAGTCAAAAAAGTCTTGCAAGCCCTTTTGTAA
- a CDS encoding ribbon-helix-helix domain-containing protein: MGTAKIAITIEEEVLGKLDRLVSSKVFPNRSKAIQEAIKEKLARVNRSRLARECAKLDPDLEKAVAEEGFSREIEKWPEY, encoded by the coding sequence ATGGGCACTGCCAAGATTGCCATCACTATCGAAGAAGAAGTACTTGGGAAGCTGGACAGATTAGTTTCTTCCAAAGTCTTCCCCAATAGGAGCAAGGCAATACAGGAGGCCATCAAAGAAAAACTTGCTCGTGTCAACAGGAGTCGTTTAGCGAGAGAGTGCGCCAAGCTCGATCCGGACCTTGAAAAGGCTGTTGCCGAGGAAGGGTTCTCGCGGGAAATCGAAAAATGGCCAGAATACTGA